The genomic window CAACCAAAAACTATGTCGATACTCAGGTAACATCAACACCACAATCACTATCTCAAGTGCTCGAAGAAGAAAACACAGCCAATCAGAGCATCGATATGGATCAAAACCGTATAAGAAACCTGGCACAGCCAAAAACCAGCAACGACTCAGTAACACTTGGATACGCCAACAACGCGTACCTTCAAAGAAATGGAGACAGCATAGACGGAAACCTCGACATGAAAGGAAACTCCATCAACAACATCGGAGAAATAACCGGAAACAACAACATAAACAACAGCATACAATTCAAATCAAACAGCATAAACTTCAATCAGGATGGAGCAGGAACAATACTTAAACTCCAAGAAACAGGGCAAATCAACGCCACAAACTCCAGGATTACAAATCTGAAAGACCCAAGCAATCCACAGGACGCAGCAACACAAAGCTATGTACAAAGCTACTCCAAAACCAACGACCAATACATAGGAAACAATAAGACACACCAAGTAGGCGGCAACATCAACATGACAGACCAAAACATCACCACAAACACCCAAAACCGGATATGCACAGGCAACCAATGCTAAAAAACTGATACTATGACAGACGAAATCCAAGAAATAGTAGACGACCAAGAAAAAGCAGACAAACTACAGCAAATAATAGAGAAAAAAGTCCAAAAAGAAGTACAAAAAACAGTAAAAAACCTGAAACAATCAGAAGAGTCCAAAGAAAAAACAGAAAACAGTTCAGAAGAAGTTTCAAGACGCTCATTCTTAAAGAAACTGGGAGCAGGAGCAATCGGCCTAGGAGCGGCCTCACTACTACCCTCCGCATCAGCATACAAAGTCAAAAGCGGTCACGGCTTCGATGTAACATCAGACGGAACAGAATACTTCGATGTCGACCCTAGCGGAAAAGTCAAAGTCAAAAACGCAGCCCTACAAATTGACACAGGACAGTCAATTGAAGACAACAACGGAACCAAAGCCATAAACCTCCTAGGAAACGGCAGCGTTGAGATTCCGATCGGAAACCTCCGCCTCAACAAAGGACAGTTCATTGAAGACGGAAACGGCACAGAAAGAATAGCAATTGACCCAAGCGCAGGATTTGGCACTCATATATACAACGACGATGGTAAATTTGCATTTAGAGCAGTAGGAAACTTTGGACAAGCAATCTACGCAAGAAGCAACGAACCAGTAAGAATCCAAGACAACGAAGGAGACTTTACAGCCGTCAAATATGACACCGACACAAGTGCTGGCGTGCTGAAAACACCGAACGCCGGAATAGTAGCACAAGACAACGGAACACCATCATCAGGAGCAGGTCTAGAATTAACATACACACAAAATAACGATGGACGTGTAACAGCATACGATAGAAATAACAACAACTACATTCCACTCTACCTACGAGGCTCAAGAATTGACTTCTCTGATACCCCTGCCAACCTCCGCCTCGCCACGGGACAGAGTATCGAGGATGGTTCTGGTACTGCACGGTTGGATCTCCACAATTATGGCACTGATATTAACAGCGAAGAGGGTTCAACAGGGATTCGCTTCGCTGAGGGAGAAGATACATTCTTTAGAGTGTTCGGATCTAAACTTGAGGTTGATGATAATAACGGTGGCTTCATTGCCCTCCAATACACCACGTCATCCAGTGCACCTGGAACGTTGGAATTGAAGAATGCCAATCTCGACGCTGGGGGGAACGATATTACGAATGCTGGTTCGGTCAGTGCAGAGGAAATAGGTGCTGAACGGCATTTAGCTGAAGGGTTTGATGGGGCTGATCCTGATTCGCGTCTCGATGCTGCTCTATCAAATGCATCTGATGGTGATGTAATCTACCTTGAAAATGCTGAATACAGTGAGGTTAGGTCAATATCAGTGAGGGTCTCTCTCATTGGAACGGGGGGAATGGGGGGGGCTGGTACTACCATTAGTGCCGATTGGACGCTTTCTGGTATAGGGTCAATATTAGAGGCAGTCTCTCTATCAGGAGGGACTATAACGATCAATGGAGTTGCATCAAGAGTCGAAAACATTTATGGGTCAACATCTCAATCAGTAACTGTGGATGCCGACTATGTTGGTATTTACAATTGTTATAATGTTGATGTAACATTCCAAAGTAATACAAATGGCGGGATGGCAGATGGTCTCCGTAATTCAACAACACCAACTGATAATGGGTCCAACACAATTGGAGATGTATCATAGTGACAAACGCCGAGTAGATATTTCATATGGTTAGAGAAGATTAGTTATTTTTTGCCCTGGTTTTGTTCTTTCTGTTTGTTTTGGTGGTTGCTTTTGTGTGAGGGTGTTGGTAGAGAAATGGTAGAGAGAAAAAAATGACTGGGTAAATATTTGCTTATCTAGTATTCTCTTGGATCCAACTTTCCAGTTTTTGTTTTGGCATTGCTCCGCTTTTCCTTGCTATTTCTTCCCCATTTTTCATTATGAGTAGTGTGGGTAGTGCTCTGACACCTAACTGTGTGCCGAGGTCGTCGTGTTCTTCCATGTCAACTTTTCCGAAGTTTACTTCTTCTATTTCTTCGGAGACTTCCTCGTATACTGGTGCTAGTTTTTTGCATGGTCCGCACCATTCTGCCCAGAAGTCGATGACCCAGTATTCTTCAGAGTTTTGAACTTCTTCCATCTTCTCGGAATCTATTTCTGTTGGCATATGCTTTGATCAGTTGGACAGGCTTAAGAAAAACTTGGTGAAGAAAAGGTAAGCCCTTATTCTGCATCAATTTTGTAGTCTCTCATCTTGAATTCTTCTCTTTCCTTCATTAACTGTTCTTTTACTTCTCCTATTTCTGGGTAGGAGCTGGAGAAGTCGGATAAATCTTGATTTTCTGATTCTGTCATAGTTTGTAGTTAATGGTGTCTATTTCGAGTTTTTGGAAGTCTGTGTCTCGTGTAACCAGTTTTCTACCCGCGTTTTTAGCTTGCGCTGCAATCAGGTAGTCTATTTCTCCGATTTTCTCTCCTTTTCTGGAGAGTTTTCTGTACATTTCTGCAGCCACTTCCCCGTCTTCTGAGGTTAAATCAAAGATCTTATTCTGCTCAAGTTCTTTTCTGTTGAAATCAGAAATTTTAGATAACTCATAGAGTACTGTGCTTCCAGTAGTTATGGAGCTGGCTTTTTCCATTATTTCTACTGCTTTTTCTTCGCCTTTGAAGAGGTCTATCAGGAAGCTAGTGTCCGCGAAGTAATGTTTCTCTGTCATCGTCTTCTTCACTTCTTTCTCTTTCTTCTTTCAGTTCTTCAAAACTTGTTTCTATTCCTTTTCCTACAATGTTCTCGAACTTCTGGTTCTTGTCTTCTGTAAGCTCCAGTATCACATCTGAGAAGCTCTTATTGTCATCTTTCAGAGCCTTCAGTCTGGAATATGCTTCATCTTTTACGGATATAGTCCTGGAACCCATGTTCTGTGTATGTGTACCAATATTGATAAATCTTTTCTATGGAAAAAGAAGAAGTTGAAAGAAAGACATGTATCACTCGTCTTCGTTGTTCATGTAGACGGTTCTGATTGGGTATGGGATGTCGATCTCGTTTTCGTCGTACTTCTCTTTGACGCCTTGTGTTACTTCGGAGGCTGCTTTAACCATGTTGGCTTTGGATGGCTTGGTCCATCCACGAAGTTTCAAGTTGACTGAGGATCCTCCTAGTTCGTTGACCAGTACTTGTGGTTCTGGTGTTTCTTCCACCATTTCGGCTTCTTCTAGGCTTTCCATTGCTAGCTCTGTTGCTGAGTCGATATCGTCGTCGTATCCTACTCCGACTATTACTTCAAACCGTCTCTGGTCGTATGCTGTGTTGTTGATGACTGTTCCATTGTAGAGCTGGGAGTTGGGTACGATTACTTTTCTGCCGTCGTATGTTTTGATGTCTGTAGCTCTTATTTTGATGTCTTGGACTGTCCCTTCTTCTCCCGAGACCTTGATTTGGTCTCCTACCTTGAATGGTTGTCCGATAAGTATCAGGATGCCGGAGATAAAGTTGGCGATCATATCTTTCAATGCGAATGAAAGACCTAATCCTATTAGGCCAACTGCTCCGCCAATAGAGGCTGCTGGAAGCCCGAAGACACCGAGGAATACTACAAATGTTAGTGGGTAGATTATGTAGGCTGTGACTTTTTGGGCAGCTATTATTGCGTGTTTGTCGCCTCCTCTACGGTTTATTCCCTGCTCAACTAGTTTGTTGGATATCTTGTTTGCGAACCATCCGCCTATCAGAACTAGTGCACCGGTTAGAAGGGTTGTCATCTGGATTTCGATTCCGAGGTTTGCAAGCTGGCTCTCCAGAATAGAGATTGTCATGTCTCAAGTTTTTCCACTGCTTCTTAAATCAACTTCCCACTAAAACCCAACCAGATGTACTCCCGATTCACCACGCTTCAAAACCACTCAGAAGAAGACCAGGAAAGACTGGAAAACTCCACAGCAGCAATAATAGGACTTGGAGCGACTGGGTCAGCTATAGCAGAAAACCTGGCTCGACACGGCGTCAATCTTATAATAATCGATAGAGACTATTTGGAGGAAAAAGATGCCTACTCATCGAGCCTTTACACTCCGGAGCAGTGTGAAAAAGCTTTGCCTAAGGCCAAAGCAGCCGAAGATTATCTGAAACAGTTTACTGGGGTGGAGGCATATTCTGAAAGCTTTAAGCCAGATAACACTGATCTGATTGAGGAAGCAGACATCATACTGGATGGAACGGATAATCTTGAGACTCGGCAGGTGATAAATGATTACAGCAAAAAACAAGGAATACCTTGGATTTATACTGCGGCTATAGCTGAGAAAGCTTACTCGATGCCTATAATCGACAAATGCTTCAACTGTATGGTGCAGAAACCTCAGAAAGTAGCTACATGTGAGACAGATGGGGTCATGAGGGAGGTAGCTCGGGTAGCTGCTGCTAAATCAGTTTATAAGGCGGTTAAAATGCTTACCGGTTCTTCTGTTGATGAAAGGCTTGAACTTGTGGATAAAAACCGTTTCTTGAAAGTTGAAGATTCTGGGTGTGAAGTATGTGAGTCAGAAGTTTTTCCTCATCTAGATCAAACTGCCCGGGTATCTAAGCTGTGTGGACGAGGCAAGTATCAATTTGAAAAGAATATTTCGGATGAAAACATTGCTCAAGCAGTAAAAGCTGGGGAAAAACTAGCTGAGAACGATTATCTTGTCCGTATAGGCTATGAGGGGCGTGAAATCACTTTTTTTCGGTCTGGCAGGGTGATTGTCGAGGCTAGGGATGAGGGGCATGCCGAGTCTTTAATCTCTGAGGTAGCTGGAATTTAAATCAATCCGGTCTACATTTTTGTATCTGTGGGATTAGAGACTGACTATATCGAGTACGGGGTACAGCTATCTCTGGCTGTTCTAGGCATATCAGCAAGTTACCTAATAGATTTCTCAACTCCTTCAACACTTCTAACACTGTTGTTCCTGCCTGTGCTCTACGGATACACAGCCTACATTTCCAGAGAAAGCTTCAACAAAGCCACGCTAACCACATTAATAACACCTATATTTGGGGTAGTTGGCGGTATAACAGCCT from Candidatus Nanohalobium constans includes these protein-coding regions:
- a CDS encoding twin-arginine translocation signal domain-containing protein, whose product is MTDEIQEIVDDQEKADKLQQIIEKKVQKEVQKTVKNLKQSEESKEKTENSSEEVSRRSFLKKLGAGAIGLGAASLLPSASAYKVKSGHGFDVTSDGTEYFDVDPSGKVKVKNAALQIDTGQSIEDNNGTKAINLLGNGSVEIPIGNLRLNKGQFIEDGNGTERIAIDPSAGFGTHIYNDDGKFAFRAVGNFGQAIYARSNEPVRIQDNEGDFTAVKYDTDTSAGVLKTPNAGIVAQDNGTPSSGAGLELTYTQNNDGRVTAYDRNNNNYIPLYLRGSRIDFSDTPANLRLATGQSIEDGSGTARLDLHNYGTDINSEEGSTGIRFAEGEDTFFRVFGSKLEVDDNNGGFIALQYTTSSSAPGTLELKNANLDAGGNDITNAGSVSAEEIGAERHLAEGFDGADPDSRLDAALSNASDGDVIYLENAEYSEVRSISVRVSLIGTGGMGGAGTTISADWTLSGIGSILEAVSLSGGTITINGVASRVENIYGSTSQSVTVDADYVGIYNCYNVDVTFQSNTNGGMADGLRNSTTPTDNGSNTIGDVS
- the trxA gene encoding thioredoxin; this translates as MPTEIDSEKMEEVQNSEEYWVIDFWAEWCGPCKKLAPVYEEVSEEIEEVNFGKVDMEEHDDLGTQLGVRALPTLLIMKNGEEIARKSGAMPKQKLESWIQENTR
- a CDS encoding type II toxin-antitoxin system VapC family toxin; this translates as MTEKHYFADTSFLIDLFKGEEKAVEIMEKASSITTGSTVLYELSKISDFNRKELEQNKIFDLTSEDGEVAAEMYRKLSRKGEKIGEIDYLIAAQAKNAGRKLVTRDTDFQKLEIDTINYKL
- a CDS encoding antitoxin VapB family protein; translation: MGSRTISVKDEAYSRLKALKDDNKSFSDVILELTEDKNQKFENIVGKGIETSFEELKEERERSEEDDDRETLLRGH
- a CDS encoding mechanosensitive ion channel family protein, with the protein product MTISILESQLANLGIEIQMTTLLTGALVLIGGWFANKISNKLVEQGINRRGGDKHAIIAAQKVTAYIIYPLTFVVFLGVFGLPAASIGGAVGLIGLGLSFALKDMIANFISGILILIGQPFKVGDQIKVSGEEGTVQDIKIRATDIKTYDGRKVIVPNSQLYNGTVINNTAYDQRRFEVIVGVGYDDDIDSATELAMESLEEAEMVEETPEPQVLVNELGGSSVNLKLRGWTKPSKANMVKAASEVTQGVKEKYDENEIDIPYPIRTVYMNNEDE
- a CDS encoding ThiF family adenylyltransferase, which translates into the protein MYSRFTTLQNHSEEDQERLENSTAAIIGLGATGSAIAENLARHGVNLIIIDRDYLEEKDAYSSSLYTPEQCEKALPKAKAAEDYLKQFTGVEAYSESFKPDNTDLIEEADIILDGTDNLETRQVINDYSKKQGIPWIYTAAIAEKAYSMPIIDKCFNCMVQKPQKVATCETDGVMREVARVAAAKSVYKAVKMLTGSSVDERLELVDKNRFLKVEDSGCEVCESEVFPHLDQTARVSKLCGRGKYQFEKNISDENIAQAVKAGEKLAENDYLVRIGYEGREITFFRSGRVIVEARDEGHAESLISEVAGI